Proteins found in one Micromonospora sp. WMMD1082 genomic segment:
- a CDS encoding ABC transporter permease subunit has protein sequence MSLFRTELRRLAKRRFARWMTAGGLLVLVLVVVGLFLTNQKIGPEQHAEARRAADAQHQEQVRFSEQERANCERAKAAGENVDYYPADCAEIIPPPRESYEERWFLPSTFNFRESFGEMLIPLAGILGLIGFVVGASFVGAEWNTGGMMNLLLWRPRRLTVLLTKLGALLTGLLGLALPATAAWFGSLWLVANWRGTTEGMTAGAWQSFLITGLRGIVLALVAATVGFALASLGRHTAMALGGAIAVLVVGQIGLGILLSMAQVRFAEAWLLPTYAYAWMAKSVTLQDWQACQATYTGECKPATLDITWQHSSVLFTVGIVLFLGAALWAMRRRDIT, from the coding sequence GTGAGTCTCTTCCGTACCGAACTGCGCCGGTTGGCCAAGCGGCGCTTCGCCCGCTGGATGACCGCCGGTGGCCTGCTGGTGTTGGTCCTGGTGGTGGTGGGCCTGTTCCTGACCAACCAGAAGATCGGCCCTGAACAGCACGCGGAAGCGCGGCGAGCCGCCGACGCACAGCACCAGGAGCAGGTCCGCTTTTCCGAGCAGGAGCGCGCGAACTGCGAGCGGGCCAAGGCGGCGGGCGAGAACGTCGACTACTACCCGGCCGACTGCGCCGAGATCATCCCGCCGCCCCGGGAGTCGTACGAGGAGCGCTGGTTCCTCCCTTCGACCTTCAACTTCCGGGAGAGCTTCGGCGAGATGCTGATCCCGCTCGCCGGGATCCTCGGGCTGATCGGCTTCGTGGTGGGCGCGTCGTTCGTCGGCGCCGAGTGGAACACCGGCGGGATGATGAACCTGCTGCTGTGGCGCCCGAGACGGTTGACCGTCCTGCTGACCAAGCTGGGCGCACTGCTCACCGGACTGCTCGGGTTGGCCCTGCCGGCCACGGCTGCCTGGTTCGGCAGCCTGTGGCTGGTCGCCAACTGGCGCGGCACCACCGAGGGAATGACCGCCGGCGCCTGGCAGTCGTTCCTCATCACCGGGCTGCGCGGCATCGTACTGGCACTGGTCGCGGCAACGGTGGGCTTCGCGCTGGCCTCGCTCGGCCGGCACACGGCGATGGCGCTCGGCGGGGCGATCGCGGTCCTGGTGGTCGGCCAGATCGGGCTCGGCATCCTGCTGTCCATGGCGCAGGTCCGCTTCGCCGAGGCGTGGCTGCTGCCCACCTACGCCTACGCCTGGATGGCCAAGTCGGTCACCCTTCAGGACTGGCAGGCGTGCCAGGCCACCTACACCGGTGAGTGCAAGCCGGCCACCCTGGACATCACCTGGCAGCACTCGTCGGTGCTGTTCACCGTCGGGATCGTGCTCTTCCTCGGCGCGGCACTCTGGGCGATGCGCCGGCGGGACATCACCTGA
- a CDS encoding ATP-binding cassette domain-containing protein, with amino-acid sequence MPAVLEIEGLRKTYRSRRRGTRNALDGFDMRVEVGQVHGFLGPNGSGKTTTLRTLLGLIRPDGGRMAILGHEVPATLDQVAWQVGAIVESPQFFPHFSARDTLSLLASAVDLPARRVDEVLELVGLRDRADERVKTYSLGMKQRLAVASALLKNPRLLILDEPANGLDPGGIREMRTLMRNLAESGMTVVLSSHILGEIQLICDSVTIISLGRRVAFGPVEEVLRQHSSGAVRVRLEAVADLPVAATALTSAGVRVTTNPDHLLLAGVDKPATVTRLLAEHGLYVSELAPIAVDLESVFLELTATAPVPGQHRQVDQSVRVDGAEPSAPAGGGWGA; translated from the coding sequence TTGCCAGCTGTCCTGGAAATCGAAGGTCTACGAAAGACGTACCGAAGTCGACGCCGAGGCACCCGCAACGCCCTGGACGGCTTCGACATGCGGGTCGAGGTGGGGCAGGTGCACGGCTTCCTCGGCCCCAACGGCTCGGGCAAGACCACCACACTGCGTACGCTGCTCGGCCTGATCCGGCCGGACGGCGGCCGGATGGCGATCCTCGGGCACGAGGTGCCCGCGACGCTGGACCAGGTCGCCTGGCAGGTCGGCGCGATCGTGGAGAGCCCGCAGTTCTTCCCGCACTTCAGCGCGCGGGACACACTGTCGTTGCTGGCCAGCGCCGTCGACCTGCCGGCGCGGCGGGTCGACGAGGTGCTGGAACTGGTCGGTTTGCGTGACCGGGCCGACGAGCGGGTCAAGACGTACTCGCTCGGCATGAAGCAGCGACTCGCCGTTGCCTCCGCCCTGCTGAAGAACCCGCGGCTGCTGATCCTGGACGAGCCGGCCAACGGCCTCGACCCGGGCGGCATCAGGGAGATGCGCACGCTGATGCGCAACCTCGCCGAGTCCGGTATGACGGTGGTGCTCTCCAGCCACATCCTCGGCGAGATCCAACTGATCTGCGACTCGGTCACCATCATCTCGCTGGGCCGGCGGGTCGCCTTCGGCCCGGTCGAGGAGGTGCTGCGGCAGCACTCGTCCGGCGCGGTCCGGGTGCGGCTGGAGGCCGTCGCCGACCTGCCGGTCGCCGCCACCGCGCTGACCAGCGCCGGGGTACGCGTCACCACGAACCCGGATCACCTGTTGCTCGCCGGAGTCGACAAGCCGGCCACGGTCACCCGGCTCCTCGCCGAGCACGGCCTCTACGTGAGCGAACTCGCGCCGATCGCGGTCGACCTGGAGAGCGTCTTCCTCGAACTGACCGCCACCGCGCCGGTACCCGGCCAGCACCGGCAGGTCGACCAGTCCGTACGAGTCGACGGGGCGGAGCCGTCCGCGCCCGCCGGGGGAGGTTGGGGCGCGTGA
- a CDS encoding DUF3263 domain-containing protein has product MQPADASPAAQTGPDAVTVPPPRSAPELESAPDEVTPETAPAPAAPPTTADPGAAGSRSGGVEVESGSAGAVGGAGSVVSAAGAAVSGEPAAGGLGEREREILAFERQWWRHAGAKEQAIRDRFGLSATRYYQLLNALLDDPAALAADPVLVGRLIRLRASRARNRRR; this is encoded by the coding sequence ATGCAGCCCGCCGACGCCAGCCCGGCAGCGCAGACCGGCCCGGACGCGGTCACGGTGCCGCCGCCGAGGTCCGCGCCCGAGCTGGAGTCGGCCCCGGATGAGGTCACACCCGAGACAGCCCCCGCCCCCGCCGCGCCCCCCACCACCGCCGACCCCGGCGCTGCCGGGTCCAGGTCCGGGGGTGTCGAGGTCGAGTCCGGCAGTGCCGGGGCAGTTGGCGGCGCCGGGTCCGTGGTCAGCGCTGCCGGGGCAGCGGTCAGTGGGGAACCGGCGGCGGGCGGTCTCGGTGAGCGCGAGCGGGAGATCCTCGCCTTCGAGCGGCAGTGGTGGCGGCACGCCGGCGCCAAGGAGCAGGCCATCCGGGACCGTTTCGGGCTCTCCGCCACCCGCTACTACCAGCTGTTGAACGCGCTGCTGGACGATCCGGCCGCGCTCGCCGCCGACCCGGTGCTCGTCGGCCGGCTGATCCGGCTACGCGCCTCCCGCGCCCGCAACCGCCGCCGCTAA
- a CDS encoding ROK family protein — MSGREVALALDVGGTGMKCALVGADGVVRHAERHPTDAGRGPDAVVETILTVTEGLAGKARGDGLTPTALGIVVPGVVDEARGVAVWSANVGFRDVPLRELASRRLGLPTALGHDVRAGGLAEARIGAGGDAGHVLFVAIGTGIAAAHVVAGSAATGAHGAAGELGHILVRPGGPACGCGGRGCLEAIASASAVARRYAELAATDTGSDGTSGAGIGVSPTMVTAAEVAARAAAGERLATRVWRDAVEALADGLATGQALFDVETVVLGGGLAQAGAGLFDPLRAALRDRLTFHREPRLVPAALGDEAGCLGAALLALDQLETR, encoded by the coding sequence GTGAGTGGCCGGGAGGTTGCCCTCGCGCTGGACGTGGGTGGCACCGGGATGAAGTGCGCGCTGGTGGGCGCGGACGGTGTCGTGCGGCACGCCGAACGGCATCCCACCGACGCCGGGCGCGGTCCCGACGCGGTGGTCGAGACGATCCTGACGGTGACCGAAGGGCTGGCCGGCAAGGCGCGCGGGGACGGGCTCACTCCGACCGCGCTCGGCATCGTGGTGCCGGGGGTGGTGGACGAGGCGCGCGGCGTCGCGGTCTGGTCGGCCAACGTCGGCTTCCGGGACGTACCGCTGCGCGAGCTGGCATCCCGGCGGCTCGGTCTGCCAACGGCGCTCGGGCACGACGTGCGCGCCGGCGGCCTCGCCGAGGCGCGGATCGGCGCCGGCGGCGACGCCGGGCACGTGCTCTTCGTCGCCATCGGCACCGGCATCGCCGCCGCGCACGTGGTCGCGGGGTCGGCCGCCACCGGCGCACACGGCGCCGCCGGGGAACTCGGCCACATCCTGGTCCGGCCGGGTGGGCCGGCCTGCGGCTGCGGGGGCCGGGGCTGCCTGGAGGCGATCGCCTCCGCCTCGGCGGTGGCCCGCCGCTACGCCGAACTCGCCGCCACCGACACCGGATCGGACGGTACGTCCGGCGCCGGGATCGGCGTGAGCCCGACGATGGTGACCGCCGCCGAGGTGGCCGCCCGGGCGGCGGCCGGCGAGCGACTGGCGACCCGGGTCTGGCGGGACGCCGTCGAGGCGCTGGCCGACGGCCTCGCCACCGGTCAGGCCCTCTTCGACGTGGAGACCGTCGTCCTCGGCGGCGGTCTCGCCCAGGCCGGCGCCGGGCTGTTCGACCCGCTGCGCGCCGCGCTGCGGGACCGGCTGACCTTTCACCGGGAGCCACGACTGGTCCCGGCCGCCCTCGGCGACGAGGCGGGCTGCCTCGGTGCCGCCCTGCTCGCCCTCGACCAACTGGAGACGCGGTGA
- a CDS encoding GNAT family N-acetyltransferase: MTGAVRLEPVAEQNLEPLLSVAVAEAEPADVMPPVAAPTGWSHARREAFREFHRANFGGLDGHTRTAMYAIVAGGEVVGMIRMGRRDEPDAVEVGMWLGRSARGQGIGPAALRELLHLAAAAGMRTVVADTTRENRGALSVLEKCGAKLREDGDRVYAEISLEG; the protein is encoded by the coding sequence GTGACGGGTGCGGTCCGGTTGGAGCCGGTGGCCGAGCAGAACCTCGAACCGTTGCTCTCCGTAGCGGTCGCCGAGGCGGAGCCGGCCGACGTGATGCCGCCCGTGGCGGCACCGACCGGGTGGTCGCACGCCCGGCGGGAGGCGTTCCGGGAGTTCCATCGGGCCAACTTCGGCGGGCTCGACGGGCACACCCGCACCGCGATGTACGCGATCGTGGCCGGCGGCGAGGTGGTCGGGATGATCCGGATGGGCCGGCGCGACGAGCCGGACGCCGTCGAGGTCGGCATGTGGCTCGGCCGTTCGGCCCGGGGGCAGGGCATCGGCCCGGCGGCGCTGCGCGAGCTGTTGCACCTGGCGGCGGCGGCCGGCATGCGGACCGTGGTGGCGGACACCACCCGGGAGAACCGGGGCGCCCTGTCGGTGCTGGAGAAGTGTGGCGCGAAACTGCGCGAGGACGGCGACCGGGTGTACGCCGAGATCTCGCTGGAGGGATAG
- a CDS encoding ATP/GTP-binding protein, with translation MDSVQSPDWPVAPPGALSANSAAARYGGPAPHPPSIGRATPPAPPPAAPTAPPPYRPPAATPAPTGAPRATPPIPVKILVAGGFGVGKTTTVGSISEIAPLTTEAEMTTAGIGVDDPGQRSGKTTTTVAMDFGCVTIDRSLKLYLFGTPGQTRFGFMWDDLARGALGALVVVDSARLDDCYPAIDFFERAGLPFVVGVNAFDGRLAHDLGAIRWALAIGEHVPLVQFDARDRLSVRDALLVVLDRALDRATREKRA, from the coding sequence ATGGACTCCGTGCAATCTCCTGACTGGCCGGTCGCCCCACCGGGCGCGCTCTCCGCCAACAGCGCCGCGGCCCGCTATGGCGGCCCCGCACCGCACCCGCCGTCGATCGGACGGGCCACCCCACCGGCCCCTCCCCCGGCGGCCCCGACGGCACCGCCGCCCTACCGGCCGCCGGCCGCGACGCCCGCCCCGACCGGTGCACCGCGCGCGACGCCGCCGATCCCGGTCAAGATCCTGGTGGCCGGCGGCTTCGGGGTCGGCAAGACGACCACCGTGGGCTCGATCTCGGAGATCGCTCCGCTGACCACCGAGGCGGAGATGACCACCGCCGGGATCGGCGTCGACGATCCGGGACAACGCTCCGGGAAGACCACCACCACGGTGGCGATGGACTTCGGCTGTGTCACCATCGATCGCAGCCTGAAGCTCTACCTGTTCGGTACGCCCGGCCAGACCCGGTTCGGCTTCATGTGGGACGACCTGGCCCGGGGTGCGCTCGGCGCGCTGGTGGTGGTCGACAGCGCCCGGCTGGACGACTGCTACCCGGCGATCGACTTCTTCGAACGGGCCGGGCTGCCCTTCGTGGTCGGGGTGAACGCCTTCGACGGACGACTGGCGCACGACCTCGGTGCGATCAGGTGGGCCCTGGCGATCGGCGAACATGTACCTCTGGTGCAGTTCGACGCCCGGGACCGACTCTCGGTGCGGGACGCTCTACTGGTCGTCCTGGACCGGGCGTTGGACCGGGCGACCCGGGAGAAACGGGCCTGA
- a CDS encoding sugar isomerase: MAYVHAEIASQPDCWRQAAELAPTVVDHLPRPGERVAVVGCGTSWFMAMAYAGRREAAGQGETDAFQASEFPAGRRYDRLLAITRSGTTTEVLDLLTALRGRTPTTVLVGDPDSPAVATADAAVTMPFADERSVVQTRFATTSLALLRAHLGDNMTALVADAEVAVRAPLPIDPGLIEQVTFLGRGWTIGLAQEAALKCREAATFWAEAYPAMDYRHGPISVAAPGRLVWAFGELPDGLPEDVAATGAAFAHSRTHGCRTVLSRWAAGRTPVDPMADLILAQRFAVALATSRGLDPDAPRHLSRSVVLT; this comes from the coding sequence ATGGCGTACGTCCACGCGGAGATCGCTAGCCAGCCGGACTGCTGGCGCCAGGCGGCCGAGCTGGCCCCCACGGTGGTCGACCACCTCCCACGCCCCGGCGAGCGGGTCGCCGTCGTCGGCTGCGGCACATCGTGGTTCATGGCCATGGCGTACGCGGGCCGCCGCGAGGCCGCCGGCCAGGGCGAGACGGACGCGTTCCAGGCCAGCGAGTTCCCCGCCGGCCGCCGCTACGACCGGCTGCTGGCGATCACCCGCTCCGGCACCACCACCGAGGTGCTGGACCTGCTCACCGCGCTACGCGGGCGGACGCCGACCACGGTCCTGGTCGGCGACCCCGACTCCCCGGCGGTGGCGACCGCGGACGCCGCCGTCACCATGCCGTTCGCCGACGAGCGCTCGGTCGTGCAGACCCGTTTCGCGACCACCTCGCTGGCGTTGCTCCGCGCCCACCTCGGCGACAACATGACGGCCCTGGTCGCCGACGCGGAGGTCGCCGTCCGCGCCCCGCTGCCGATCGACCCGGGCCTGATCGAGCAGGTCACCTTCCTCGGTCGCGGCTGGACCATCGGGCTGGCCCAGGAGGCCGCGCTGAAGTGCCGCGAGGCGGCCACCTTCTGGGCCGAGGCGTACCCCGCCATGGACTACCGGCACGGCCCCATCTCGGTGGCCGCCCCCGGCCGGCTGGTCTGGGCCTTCGGCGAGCTGCCCGACGGGCTGCCCGAGGATGTCGCCGCCACCGGCGCGGCCTTCGCGCACAGCCGCACCCACGGCTGCCGCACGGTGCTGAGCCGGTGGGCCGCCGGGCGTACCCCGGTCGACCCGATGGCCGATCTGATCCTGGCCCAGCGCTTCGCCGTCGCCCTCGCCACCAGTCGCGGGCTCGACCCCGACGCGCCCCGGCACCTGAGCCGTTCCGTGGTGCTCACGTGA
- the nagA gene encoding N-acetylglucosamine-6-phosphate deacetylase — protein MTIRVNGKVVTPSGVIRQGCVEVRGDRITAVAEYPSVRDGHWIVPGFVDIHTHGGGGHTFTTGDAGQARAAAAFHLGHGTTSLLASLVSAPFELMRSATTAFAPLVRDGVLAGIHFEGPYLSAARCGAQNPEFLRDPSTDELTELIKLGDGTVRMVTLAPERPGALEAVELLTRHGVVAAVGHTDGTYEQTRAAVSAGASVGTHLFNGMRPVHHREPGPVVALLSTPNVICELVADGVHLHEGTLTFATATAGPERCALVTDSMAAAGMPDGEYELGGQDVTVADGVARLSRDGAIAGSTLTMDAALRSAVAAGVPVPDAVRMASTTPALAVGLGDQVGALQVGLRADLVVLDDDLRIVQVMRGGAWVE, from the coding sequence GTGACCATACGGGTGAACGGCAAGGTGGTAACCCCCAGCGGGGTGATCCGGCAGGGCTGCGTCGAGGTCAGGGGTGACCGGATCACCGCGGTCGCCGAGTACCCGTCGGTGCGCGACGGTCACTGGATCGTGCCCGGCTTCGTGGACATCCACACGCACGGCGGAGGTGGGCACACCTTCACCACCGGCGACGCCGGCCAGGCGCGTGCCGCCGCCGCGTTCCACCTGGGTCACGGCACTACCAGCCTGCTCGCCAGCCTGGTCAGCGCGCCGTTCGAGCTGATGCGCTCGGCCACCACCGCCTTCGCGCCGCTGGTCCGCGACGGCGTGCTGGCCGGCATCCACTTCGAGGGGCCGTACCTGTCGGCCGCCCGCTGTGGTGCGCAGAACCCGGAGTTCCTCCGGGATCCGTCCACCGACGAGCTGACCGAGCTGATCAAGCTCGGTGACGGGACGGTGCGGATGGTCACCCTCGCCCCGGAGCGCCCGGGCGCGCTGGAGGCTGTCGAGCTGCTCACCCGGCACGGGGTGGTCGCCGCGGTCGGTCACACCGACGGGACGTACGAGCAGACCCGCGCCGCCGTGTCGGCGGGCGCGAGCGTCGGCACCCACCTGTTCAACGGGATGCGTCCGGTGCACCACCGGGAGCCCGGCCCGGTGGTGGCGCTGCTCTCCACGCCGAACGTCATCTGCGAGCTGGTCGCCGACGGCGTGCACCTGCACGAGGGCACGCTCACCTTCGCCACCGCCACCGCCGGCCCGGAGCGCTGCGCGTTGGTCACCGACTCCATGGCCGCCGCCGGCATGCCCGACGGCGAGTACGAGCTGGGCGGTCAGGACGTGACCGTGGCCGACGGGGTGGCCCGGCTCTCCCGCGACGGGGCGATCGCCGGCAGCACGCTCACCATGGACGCGGCGCTGCGCAGCGCGGTGGCCGCCGGCGTGCCGGTCCCCGACGCGGTCCGGATGGCGTCCACCACCCCGGCCCTGGCCGTCGGCCTCGGCGACCAGGTCGGCGCCCTGCAGGTCGGGCTCCGCGCCGACCTGGTCGTGCTCGACGACGACCTGCGGATCGTCCAGGTGATGCGGGGCGGCGCCTGGGTGGAGTGA
- a CDS encoding AAA family ATPase translates to MGEPELTLIASLRPAALDARRGIVRVHPEALTALALRPGDPVRLAGRRVTAGIVAPAEQTASAALLHADDLMLGNLGVRDGGQVRLSPAPVTAAQRVLLAGPPEIVAVVSPEMLRLALLGKVVTTGDDVSLLPQDVLPDASTRTLVDAARRSLSTRVGYAWTSTLLRVVAAEPDPGALVTMDTLVGWEHGPATHGDAGTGSGARPLAGDTGTLPASGATDRSPAAGAGGGSRAWTAVRGGDAARTDVGPTDIRAGEVDARDVPSVDELPGLRAQAEELTELLDLGFHHREVLRRLGTTVALGAVVSGPAGSGKSALVRAVAAQVGARVHRLWAPEIAALSNSSAAATLRSVTAEVLAGGPAVLLVTDVEALAPADAPGPVATVFRQCVAQVVRAGTAVVCTTSRPEALDPALRAPDLLSLRIDVPLPDAALRREQLTVLTRPVPLADDVRLDEVAARTPGFVAADLAALVREAGVRAARRQKSAQTPTVLMADFTAALEVVRPTTMAAATLELARVTLDDVGDLVEVKQALTESVLWPLTYPDTFARLGVQPPRGVLLYGPPGCGKTYLVTALAGTGRANVLSVKGAELLSKWVGESERAVRELFRRAREAAPTLVFLDEVDALAPVRGQATDGGTTDRVVAALLTELDGVEALRNVVVVGATNRPDLIDPALLRPGRLERLVYVPPPDAEARTEILRAAARTVPLAEDVDLAGLGEELDGFSAADCAALIREAALAAMRESLTATTVTAEHVTAARSRVRPSLDPAQVAWLAAYAEQRG, encoded by the coding sequence GTGGGCGAACCCGAGCTGACCCTGATCGCGAGCCTGCGGCCGGCCGCACTGGACGCCCGGCGGGGCATCGTCCGGGTGCACCCGGAGGCGCTCACCGCGCTCGCGCTGCGGCCGGGTGATCCGGTCCGGCTGGCCGGCCGCCGGGTGACCGCCGGCATCGTCGCGCCGGCCGAGCAGACGGCCAGCGCCGCCCTGCTGCACGCCGACGATCTCATGCTGGGCAACCTCGGCGTACGCGACGGCGGGCAGGTGCGGCTCAGCCCCGCCCCGGTCACCGCCGCGCAGCGGGTGCTGCTCGCCGGGCCGCCGGAGATCGTCGCGGTGGTCTCCCCGGAGATGCTGCGGCTGGCGCTGCTCGGCAAGGTGGTCACCACCGGCGACGATGTCTCGCTGCTGCCCCAGGACGTGCTGCCGGACGCCTCGACCCGCACCCTGGTCGACGCCGCCCGGCGCAGCCTCTCCACCCGGGTCGGCTACGCGTGGACCAGCACCCTGCTGCGGGTCGTCGCCGCCGAGCCCGACCCGGGCGCACTGGTCACCATGGACACCCTCGTCGGCTGGGAACACGGCCCGGCCACCCACGGCGACGCCGGCACCGGATCGGGTGCCCGGCCGCTGGCCGGTGACACCGGAACCCTGCCGGCGAGCGGCGCAACCGATCGTTCCCCGGCGGCGGGCGCGGGCGGCGGCAGCCGCGCCTGGACCGCCGTGCGGGGCGGGGACGCCGCCCGCACCGACGTCGGACCGACCGACATCCGGGCCGGCGAGGTGGACGCGCGGGACGTGCCGTCGGTGGACGAGCTGCCCGGCCTGCGCGCCCAGGCCGAGGAGCTGACCGAGCTGCTCGACCTCGGCTTCCACCACCGGGAGGTGCTCCGCCGGCTGGGCACCACCGTGGCGCTCGGGGCAGTGGTCAGCGGCCCGGCCGGCTCGGGTAAGTCGGCGCTGGTCCGGGCGGTGGCCGCCCAGGTCGGGGCCCGGGTGCACCGCCTCTGGGCGCCGGAGATCGCGGCGTTGAGCAACTCCTCCGCCGCCGCCACGCTGCGGTCGGTGACGGCCGAGGTGCTGGCCGGCGGGCCGGCCGTGCTGCTGGTCACCGACGTGGAGGCGCTCGCCCCGGCGGACGCACCGGGGCCGGTGGCCACCGTGTTCCGGCAGTGCGTGGCACAGGTCGTCCGGGCCGGGACGGCGGTGGTCTGCACGACCAGCCGGCCGGAGGCCCTCGACCCGGCGCTCCGCGCCCCGGACCTGCTCTCGCTGCGAATCGACGTGCCGCTGCCGGACGCCGCGCTGCGCCGGGAGCAGCTGACCGTGCTGACCCGCCCGGTACCGCTCGCCGACGACGTACGGCTCGACGAGGTCGCCGCGCGTACCCCCGGGTTCGTCGCCGCCGATCTGGCCGCCCTGGTCCGCGAGGCCGGGGTGCGCGCGGCCCGGCGACAGAAGTCGGCGCAGACGCCGACGGTGCTGATGGCGGACTTCACCGCCGCCCTGGAGGTGGTCCGGCCGACCACCATGGCCGCCGCCACCCTCGAACTGGCCCGGGTGACCCTCGACGACGTCGGCGACCTGGTCGAGGTCAAGCAGGCGCTCACCGAGTCGGTGCTGTGGCCGCTGACCTACCCGGACACGTTCGCCCGGCTCGGCGTGCAACCGCCGCGCGGGGTGCTGCTCTACGGCCCACCGGGCTGCGGCAAGACCTACCTGGTCACCGCGCTGGCCGGCACCGGCCGGGCCAACGTGCTGTCGGTCAAGGGCGCGGAGCTGCTGTCGAAGTGGGTCGGCGAGAGCGAGCGCGCGGTACGCGAACTGTTCCGCCGTGCCCGCGAGGCCGCGCCGACGCTGGTCTTCCTCGACGAGGTGGACGCCCTGGCTCCGGTACGCGGCCAGGCCACCGACGGCGGCACCACCGACCGGGTGGTCGCTGCGCTGCTGACCGAGCTGGACGGGGTGGAGGCGCTGCGCAACGTCGTGGTGGTCGGCGCGACGAACCGCCCCGACCTGATCGACCCGGCGCTGCTGCGCCCCGGACGGCTGGAGCGGCTGGTCTACGTGCCGCCACCGGATGCCGAGGCCCGGACGGAGATCCTGCGGGCCGCCGCGCGCACCGTGCCGCTCGCCGAGGACGTCGACCTCGCCGGGCTGGGCGAGGAGTTGGACGGCTTCTCGGCGGCCGACTGCGCGGCCCTGATCCGGGAGGCGGCGCTGGCCGCGATGCGCGAGTCGCTGACCGCCACCACGGTCACCGCCGAGCACGTCACGGCGGCCCGGTCCCGGGTACGCCCCTCACTCGACCCGGCCCAGGTCGCCTGGCTCGCCGCGTACGCCGAACAGCGCGGCTGA
- a CDS encoding DeoR/GlpR family DNA-binding transcription regulator: MDRYARWNALLEMLTDSGRVTVEEAAGRLDVSQATIRRDFDQLAQQQMITRTRGGAVANGVSYDLPLRYKTAKHSAEKQRIGAAAAALVSPGTVVGLNGGTTSTEVARALAVRPDLNTNAEGAQLTVVTNALNIANELLVRSRMKVVVAGGVVRPKSFELVGPLGGALLREVTLDVALLGVDAIDPQLGAAAHHEGEAAMNNLMVARAKRVVIIADSSKLGGHAFARICPVDRVETLVTDSGAAPDVVEAFHAAGVHVVCA; this comes from the coding sequence GTGGACCGCTACGCGAGATGGAACGCCCTGCTCGAGATGCTGACCGACTCGGGTCGGGTCACCGTCGAGGAGGCCGCCGGGCGGCTGGACGTCTCCCAGGCCACCATCCGCCGGGACTTCGACCAGCTCGCCCAGCAGCAGATGATCACGCGTACGCGGGGTGGGGCGGTCGCCAACGGGGTCTCGTACGACCTGCCGCTGCGCTACAAGACGGCCAAGCACTCGGCCGAGAAGCAGCGCATCGGCGCCGCCGCGGCGGCACTCGTCTCGCCGGGCACCGTGGTCGGTCTCAACGGCGGCACCACCAGCACCGAGGTGGCCCGGGCGCTGGCCGTCCGGCCGGATCTGAACACCAACGCCGAGGGCGCTCAGCTGACCGTGGTCACCAACGCGTTGAACATCGCCAACGAGTTGCTGGTCCGCTCCCGGATGAAGGTCGTGGTGGCCGGTGGGGTGGTGCGGCCGAAGTCCTTCGAACTGGTCGGCCCGCTGGGCGGGGCGCTGCTGCGCGAGGTCACCCTGGACGTGGCGCTGCTCGGCGTCGACGCGATCGATCCGCAGCTCGGCGCCGCCGCCCATCACGAGGGCGAGGCGGCGATGAACAACCTGATGGTGGCCCGGGCCAAGCGAGTGGTGATCATCGCTGACTCGTCCAAGCTGGGCGGTCACGCGTTCGCCCGGATCTGCCCGGTCGACCGGGTCGAGACGCTGGTCACCGACTCCGGCGCGGCGCCCGACGTGGTCGAGGCCTTCCACGCCGCCGGCGTGCACGTCGTCTGCGCCTAG